The stretch of DNA TGTGGCCGCCGCCCGCGACGAACTGCTGGCGACGATGGCCTGCCACGGCGCAGTGCGCGCCAACCGGCGCCTGAGCCTGCCGGAAATGAATGCCCTGCTGCGCGAGATGGAAGCCACCGAGCGCTCGGGCCAGTGCAACCATGGCCGCCCGACCTGGGCGCGCTTCACCCTTCCCGAAATCGATCGCTGGTTCCTGCGAGGACGTTGAATGTCGGCATTTGCGAAAGGCGTGGTGTTGAGTAGCGCGCTGTTGAGTAGCGCGCTCTTGAGAAGCGTGCTCGTCCTGGCCGTGCTTGCGGCCGTCACCGCCTGCAGCAAGCCTGCCGAAGACACCGGCAAGGCAGCCAGTGACCAGGCCACGCAGGTAGCGTTCGCCCGCGACCTGGAACTGTGGCGCAGCCAGCGCGTGGCCGACCTGACCCGGCCCGACGGCTGGACCAGCGTGGTTGGCCTGCACTGGATCGACCCGGGTGCGCACTACATCGGCTCGTCCGCCGGCAATGGCATCACCCTGTCGGTCGGACCCTCGCACCTGGGCATGATCGACTTCAGCAACGGAAGGCTGCGCTTCGTCCCGGAGAAGGGCCTGGCGATGACGCCCGACGGCCAGCCGCTGACGGGCGCCACAGAACTGCGCGCCGACGATTCACCGACCGGACCCAGCCTGATCTCGTTCGACGAGGGCAAGGGCCTGGTCACGGTGATCAAGCGTGGTGATCGCTACGCGCTGCGCGTCAAGCATGCCGACGCCGCCAGCCGCACCGGTTTCCGCGGCCTGGAGTACTGGCCGGCCACCACCAACTGGAAGGTCCAGGCGCGCTACGTGCCGCATCCGCCGGGCAAGACCCTGCCGATCGCCAACATCATCGGCACCACCGAAGAAGTCCCCAACCCCGGCGTGCTCGAATTCGAACGCGACGGCAAGCAATACCGCCTGGAAGCGCTCGACGAAGGCGAGGACACGCTGTTCCTCGTGTTCGCCGACCGCACCAGCGGCCATGGCAGTTATCCGGCCGGCCGCTTCCTCGACGCCCCCAAGCCAGGCGCCGATGCGAACGTGATGCTCGATTTCAACCAGGCCTACAACCCGCCGTGCGCGTTCACCGCGTTCGCGACGTGCCCGCTGCCGCCGGCGGAGAATCGACTCGACCTGCGCGTCGACGCCGGCGAGAAGACCTACGCTCACGCTGCACCCTGACTTTCCTCAACCCCTCAACCTCGCGCCCGAAAGCCGAAGGAAACCGTTCCGATGCGTCGCCTGAAGATGTTCTGCCTGACCCTGCTGGCTGTTGCCGGACTGGCTTCGGTAGCGCTCGCCGTCGAACGCGTGGCCGTGCCAGAGCGCGCGCCGCAGCCGCCGGCAGGAGCAGTGAAGGCGCCGCCGGTGCCGCTGCTGTGGAAGGTCTCCGACGCCGACAATTCGGTGTACCTGCTGGGGTCGTTCCATCTGCTCAAGGGCGATGACTATCCGCTGTCGCCCGACATCGACAGCGCCTTCGCCGCGTCCGACAAGGTCGTGTTCGAAGTCCCGCCCGAGCAGATGCTCGATCCGGCGATGGCGCAGAAGTTCCTGACCGCCGCCGGCTACAGCGATGGCCGCACGCTCACCCAGGTGCTGCCGGCGGCGCTGCGCGAGAAGTTCGCCCGCATCCTCGCCCAGCGCGGTGCCTCGATCGCCCAGTTCGATGCCTACGAGCCGTGGTTCATCAACCTGTCGCTGATGCTGGGGATGTCGCAGCAGCTCGGTTTCAGTCCCGAGAAGGGCATGGACCAGTACCTGATGCAGCGCGCGGCGGCCGCCAGCAAGCCGACCTCGGGCCTGGAGTCGATCGATCTGCAGTTGCAGGTGCTCGACGCTTCGCCGATGGACGAGCAGATCGTGTCGCTGAAGGAATTCCTCGACAAGCCGCTGGAGATGCCGGGCATGCTCGGCGACGTGCATTCGGCCTGGCGCGACGGCGACGTCGCCCGACTCGACAAGCTCACCCGCGACGAGATGCGCGAGAAGACCCCGCAGACCTACCGGATGGTCAACGTCGAACGCAACCAGGCCTGGTTGCCGCAGATCCAGGCCATGCTCGACAACGCGAAGAAGGGCGACACCCTGGTCGTGGTCGGCGCGCTGCACCTGCTCGGCGACGACGGCATCGTCGGCAAGCTGCGCGAGAAGGGGTACAAGGTCGAGCGCGTGTGCTCGACGTGCAGCGAGCAGCAACTGCTGGCGCAGTAACCCTCTCGCCGGAGCGAGCCCGCTCCTACGGCGTTGCCGGCACCAGTTCGATGCAGTCGACAGGGCAGGCCGGCACGCACAGCTCGCAGCCGGTGCACAGCGGTTCGATGACGGTATGCATGTGCTTGGACGCGCCGATGATCGCGTCCACCGGGCAGGCCTGGATGCACTTGGTGCAGCCGATGCAGTCGGCCTCGACGATCACCGCGACCAGCGCCGGCTTGTGTTCGCCGCGCGTGCGGTCATAGGGCCGCGCTTGCACACCGAGCAGGCGCGCCAGTGCGCGCGCACCGGCATCGCCGCCGGGTGGGCAGCGATCGACATCGGCTTCGCCCGCGGCCATCGCTTCGGCGTACGGGCGGCAGCCGGCAAACCCGCACTGACCGCATTGGGTCTGCGGCAGGATGCGGTCGAGACGCTCGGTCAGGTCGAGGTCGGTCATAAGGTGATGCCGGAGCGAGCAGGCTCGCTCCTGCGCGCGAAGGCTTACCGGACCGGCATTCCCGGTTCGGCGCCGCCGTCGGTGTCAAGCAGGAACAGCGAGCCACCGTCGAAGCCGGCCGACAGGATCATGCCCTCGCTGATGCCGAAGCGCATCTTGCGCGGGGCGAGGTTGGCGATGAACACCACGCTGCGGCCGACCAGCTTCTCCGGTTCGCCATAGGAACCGCGGATGCCGGAGAAGATCTGGCGCTTGCCCAGCTCGCCGGCATCGAGTTCGAAGCGCAGCAGCTTGTCGGAGCCGTCGACGAACTCGCACGCCAGCACCTTGCCGATGCGCAGGTCGAGCCTGGCGAAGTCGTCGATGCCTATCGTCGCGCCTGCCGTGGCGGCAGCAGCGGCCGGCGCCGCAGCCACGGCCTTCTCGGCCTTCGCCGGGGCGGCGGCCGTCTTCGTGGCGGTGTCGGCGTTGGCGTTCTCGGGATTCAGCGATTCTTTCGAGGCGTCGATCATGTGTTCGATGTGCTTGGGGTCGATTCGGGTGAACAGCGGCGTGTAGTTGCCGATGCGGTGGGCGAGCAGCGGCGATTCGAGATCGTTCCACTGCGCGACGGGCGCTGCCAGGAACGCCTCGGCCTGCGCGGTCACGCGCGGCAGCACCGGCTTGAGCGCGGCGTTGAGGACGCGGAACAGGTTCAGGCCCTGCGTGCACACCGACTGCAGCTGCGCGTCGGCGCCTTCCTGCTTGGCCAGCACCCACGGCTTGTGCTCGTCGATGTACTTGTTGGCCTCGTCGGCCAGGGCCATGGTCAGGCGCACGGCGGTGGCGGCCTCGTTGCGCGCGTAGGCCTCGGCGATCGGCGCCAGCTGCGCGACGAAGTGCGCGTACATCGCCCGATCGGGCAGGGCATCGGCAAGACGACCTTCGAAACGCTTCTCGATGAAGCCGGCGCATCGGCTGGCGAGGTTGACGAACTTGCCGACCACGTCGGCGTTCACGCGTGCGGTGAAGTCGGCCAGGTTGAGGTCGAGGTCGTCGACGCCGCCGCTGGTCTTGGTCGCGTAGTAGTAGCGCAGCGCCTCCGGATCCAGGCCGGCATCGAGGTAGGTGCGCGCCATCACGAACGTGCCGCGCGACTTCGACATCTTGGCGCCGTCCACCATCAGGTAGCCGTTGACGTGCAGGCGGGTCGGCGCGCGGAAACCCGCGCCGTGCAGCACCGCCGGCCAGAACAGGCCGTGGAAGTTGACGATGTCCTTGCCGATGAAATGGTGCAGTTCGGCCTTGCTGTCGCGGGTGAGGTACGACCAGAAATCCAGGCCCTCGCGTTCGCACAGCGCCTGGAAGCTCGACAGGTAACCGATCGGCGCGTCGAGCCAGACGTACAGGAACTTGCCCGGGTGGCCGGGAATCTGGAATCCGAAGTAGGGCGCGTCGCGGGAGATGTCCCAGGCGCGCAGCCCGCCCTCGGCGTCCAGCCATTCCTGCAGCTTGGCCTTGACGCCGGGCATGGCGACATCGCCCGACAGCCACTCGCGCAGGAAGGCGTCGAACTGGCCGACCTCGAAGAAGAAGTGCTCGGACTCGCGCAGTTCCGGCGTCGCGCCGCTGACCACGGAGCGCGGCTCCTTCAACTCGCTCGGCGAGTAGGTGGCGCCGCAGTTCTCGCAGTTGTCGCCGTACTGGTCGGGCGTGCCGCAGTTGGGGCAGATGCCCTTGACGTAGCGGTCGGGCAGGAACATGCCCTTGACCGGGTCGTACAGCTGCTCGACCGAGCGCCGGCTGATGTGGCCGTTGTTGTCGAGCTTGGCGTAGATCGCCTCGGTCAACGCGCGGTTGCGCGGCGAGTTGGTCGAATCGTAGTGATCGAAGGCCACGCCGAAGTCGGCGAAGTCGCGCTCATGGCTGGACTGCATGCCGGCGATGAACGCTTCCGGCGACTGCCCGGCCTTCTCGGCGGCGAGCATGATCGGGGTGCCGTGGGTGTCGTCGGCGCAGACATACCAGGCCTTGTGGCCGGCCAATCGCTGCGCGCGGCACCAGATGTCGGCCTGTGTGTAGCCGACCAGATGGCCGAGGTGCAGGTGCCCGTTGGCGTAGGGCAGGGCACAGGAAACGACGAACTCGCGGGACATGGGGGGCCGGGACGCGTAAAGAGCGGGGGATTATCGCATGGCGACTTCCCCCTCTCCCTCGTCGCTTCGCGACCTGTCCCTCTCGCCCTGAAGGGAGAGGGACGGTGGACGTATTACTGGCGCACCCAGGTCTGCGTGCGACCCAGCAGCGAGAAGCCCATGAAACCGCGGACTTCCAGCTTCTTGCCGCCGTCGATCGGGGTGACCTTCACCGAGTAGATCTTGCCGCTGGCCGGGTCGAGGATCTGGCCGCCTTCCCAGGTCTCGCCGTCCTGCTTGATGCCCCACAGGATCACCATGCCCTTGACCGGCTTGTCCTTGCGGTCGCCCGAGCACTTGTCGCAGACCGGGTTCGGGCCGCGGTCGGACTGCAGGATCTCGGTGACGCGGCCGGCAAGGCTGCCGTCCTTGGCCTGGTAGATCTCCACCACGGACTTGGGCTTCTGGGTCTTGTCGTCGATGGTGGTCCAGTGACCGACCGGCACCGGCGTCTGCGCTGACGCGGCAGTCGACAGCAGGCTCAACGGCAGTGCAGTGAGGAACAGCAGGGCAAGCAACTTCGTACGCATGGGTCCCCTCCCAGGGATGTATTCGGCAAGGCCCGCACCGGGGTGCGGTTGCGGACCTTTATACCGCATCCGCAAGCGTACGGACCGGGCCTGGAGAGCGTTTTGGCAATGACCCGATGTGGCGGCATCGCGGCGACAGTGAACGGGTCCGGGCGTCCGTGACGCTGTGATTCCGGGGCGGGCGCGCAATAGCACGTAACATGGCGGCCCCGGGCAATGCCGCATTGAAGAAAGATCAAGGTCGCTGTCGTGAGTGAGTCCCTGCAAGCCGTTGTTCCCGTTCTCGCCGCCCTCCGCCTGCCCGATACCGAGGTCACGCTGGGCGAAACCGGCGCCCGCATCCGCGCCGTCGAGGCCGAAGGCCGGGTGGTCGTCGAGATCGTCGCCGGATTCCCCTGCCTTGCGCTGCGGCCGTGGCTGGAAGGCGAGGCCGCCGCCGCCGTAGCCGCAACCGGCCGCCAGCTGGCACGGCTGGAGCTGCACTCGCGCATCGTCTCGCACGCCGTGCAACCCAACGTCACGCCGATGCCCAGCGTGCGCAACCTGATCGCGATCGGTTCGGGCAAGGGCGGCGTCGGCAAGTCGACCACCGCCGTCAACCTGGCCCTGGCCCTGGCCGCCGAGGGCGCCCGCGTCGGCGTGCTCGATGCCGACATCTACGGCCCGAGCATCCCGACCATGCTCGGCCTGTCCGGGCGTCCGGACAGCCCCGACGGCAAGTCGATCGAACCAATGCGCGCGCACGGCGTGGAAGCGATGTCGATCGGCCTGCTGGTCGAGCAGGACACGCCGATGATCTGGCGCGGCCCGATGGCGACGTCGGCGCTGACGCAGCTGCTCAATGAAACCCGCTGGGGCGAGCTTGATTACCTGATCGTCGACCTGCCGCCGGGCACCGGCGACATCCAGCTGACCCTTGGCGCAGAAGATTCCGGTGGCCGGCGCGGTCATCGTCACCACGCCGCAGGACGTGGCCACGCTGGATGCGCGCAAGGCGCTGAAGATGTTCGAGAAGGTGCAGGTGCCGGTGCTGGGCCTGGTCGAGAACATGGCCGTGCACGTGTGCTCCAACTGCGGCCACGCCGAGCACGTGTTCGGCGAAGGCGGCGGCCAGCGCATGGCGGCGCAGTACGGCGTGCCGCTGCTGGGCAGCCTGCCGCTGGAGATCGCGATCCGCGAGCAGGGCGACGCCGGCGTGCCGGTCGTCACCGCGGCCCCGGACAGCGCCGCGGCCCGCGCTTACCGCGTCACCGCCCGGCGCATCGCCGTCGAGCTGGCCAGGCGGCCGCAGGTGGCCACGCCGCTGTCGGTGTCGCTGCTCTGAGGCGCCTGCCGCCAGTTCCCCGTAGCCGCTCCGGCTGACACAATCCCCTTTCCGTTGCCCAAGGCCCCCGTACAAGCATGAGCATCAAGTCCGACCGTTGGATCCGTCGCATGGCCGAGCAGCACGGCATGATCGAGCCGTTCGAGCCGGGCCAGGTCAAGACCGCCGCCGACGGCCACCGCATCGTCAGCTACGGCACGTCCAGCTACGGCTATGACGTGCGCTGCTCGCGCGAGTTCAAGGTCTTCACCAACATCAACTCGACGATCGTCGACCCGAAGCATTTCGACAGCGGCAGCTTCGTCGACATCGAAAGCGACGTGTGCATCATCCCGCCGAACTCGTTCGCGCTGGCGCGCACGGTCGAGTACTTCCGCATCCCGCGCGACACCCTGGTGGTGTGCCTGGGCAAGAGCACGTACGCGCGCTGCGGCATCATCGTCAACGTCACGCCGCTCGAGCCGGAATGGGAAGGCCACGTGACCCTCGAATTCAGCAACACCACGCCGCTGCCGGCGCGCATCTACGCCAACGAGGGCGTGGCGCAGATGCTGTTCTTCCAGTCCGACGAAGTCTGCGAGACCTCGTACAAGGACCGCGGCGGCAAGTACCAGGGCCAGGTCGGCGTCACGCTGCCGCGCACCTGACCGGAAGCGATCCACAGGCCGCCAGCGGCGGCCTGTGAGAGGGCAATCCCTCAGCGACGCACGTAGGTGACGAAGAATCCCTGCAGGTCGCCGTTCTCGGTGTAACCCACCACGCTCTGCACCTGGTAACCATTGCTGTTGAACGCGCGATGGGCCTGGTTGAGCTCGCTGGCCGAGCCGTTCTTGCGCGCGCCCAGGTCGACGTCGACATACAGGCTCACGGTCTGCTGACCGGTCTGGGCGAACTCGGCCGCCTTCTTGTCGTACTGGGACTGCGTGGCGGCCAGCGCCAGGGCAGGGGTGATCAGGCACGCGGCCAGCAGGGCAGCGACAACGGTCTTGCGCATCAGGGTGTCCTTCAGTGGGTGGTGCCCGCCGCCAGGCGGACATCGTGTTCGACAGTCAACGCGGTGGCGACCGCCAGGCGCAGGGCCTGGCTCACCACCGACGGCGGCAGACTCGGCGCGCCCGGGTGTCGCGCGGCCTGCGCGGGAGCATACGGAATGTGGATGAAGCCGCCACGGACGCCGTGCACAGTTCGCAACGCGTGCATCAACCCGTAGAAGACATGGTTGCAGACGTAGGTGCCGGCCGTCTGCGAGATCTCGGCCGGGATGCCGGCATCGCGCAGCGCCGACAGCATCGCCTTGATCGGCAGGTCGCTGAAGTAGGCGGCCGGG from Lysobacter arenosi encodes:
- a CDS encoding DUF1684 domain-containing protein; translation: MAVLAAVTACSKPAEDTGKAASDQATQVAFARDLELWRSQRVADLTRPDGWTSVVGLHWIDPGAHYIGSSAGNGITLSVGPSHLGMIDFSNGRLRFVPEKGLAMTPDGQPLTGATELRADDSPTGPSLISFDEGKGLVTVIKRGDRYALRVKHADAASRTGFRGLEYWPATTNWKVQARYVPHPPGKTLPIANIIGTTEEVPNPGVLEFERDGKQYRLEALDEGEDTLFLVFADRTSGHGSYPAGRFLDAPKPGADANVMLDFNQAYNPPCAFTAFATCPLPPAENRLDLRVDAGEKTYAHAAP
- a CDS encoding TraB/GumN family protein produces the protein MRRLKMFCLTLLAVAGLASVALAVERVAVPERAPQPPAGAVKAPPVPLLWKVSDADNSVYLLGSFHLLKGDDYPLSPDIDSAFAASDKVVFEVPPEQMLDPAMAQKFLTAAGYSDGRTLTQVLPAALREKFARILAQRGASIAQFDAYEPWFINLSLMLGMSQQLGFSPEKGMDQYLMQRAAAASKPTSGLESIDLQLQVLDASPMDEQIVSLKEFLDKPLEMPGMLGDVHSAWRDGDVARLDKLTRDEMREKTPQTYRMVNVERNQAWLPQIQAMLDNAKKGDTLVVVGALHLLGDDGIVGKLREKGYKVERVCSTCSEQQLLAQ
- the rnfB gene encoding Rnf electron transport complex subunit RnfB, giving the protein MTDLDLTERLDRILPQTQCGQCGFAGCRPYAEAMAAGEADVDRCPPGGDAGARALARLLGVQARPYDRTRGEHKPALVAVIVEADCIGCTKCIQACPVDAIIGASKHMHTVIEPLCTGCELCVPACPVDCIELVPATP
- the metG gene encoding methionine--tRNA ligase; its protein translation is MSREFVVSCALPYANGHLHLGHLVGYTQADIWCRAQRLAGHKAWYVCADDTHGTPIMLAAEKAGQSPEAFIAGMQSSHERDFADFGVAFDHYDSTNSPRNRALTEAIYAKLDNNGHISRRSVEQLYDPVKGMFLPDRYVKGICPNCGTPDQYGDNCENCGATYSPSELKEPRSVVSGATPELRESEHFFFEVGQFDAFLREWLSGDVAMPGVKAKLQEWLDAEGGLRAWDISRDAPYFGFQIPGHPGKFLYVWLDAPIGYLSSFQALCEREGLDFWSYLTRDSKAELHHFIGKDIVNFHGLFWPAVLHGAGFRAPTRLHVNGYLMVDGAKMSKSRGTFVMARTYLDAGLDPEALRYYYATKTSGGVDDLDLNLADFTARVNADVVGKFVNLASRCAGFIEKRFEGRLADALPDRAMYAHFVAQLAPIAEAYARNEAATAVRLTMALADEANKYIDEHKPWVLAKQEGADAQLQSVCTQGLNLFRVLNAALKPVLPRVTAQAEAFLAAPVAQWNDLESPLLAHRIGNYTPLFTRIDPKHIEHMIDASKESLNPENANADTATKTAAAPAKAEKAVAAAPAAAAATAGATIGIDDFARLDLRIGKVLACEFVDGSDKLLRFELDAGELGKRQIFSGIRGSYGEPEKLVGRSVVFIANLAPRKMRFGISEGMILSAGFDGGSLFLLDTDGGAEPGMPVR
- a CDS encoding DUF2147 domain-containing protein, producing MRTKLLALLFLTALPLSLLSTAASAQTPVPVGHWTTIDDKTQKPKSVVEIYQAKDGSLAGRVTEILQSDRGPNPVCDKCSGDRKDKPVKGMVILWGIKQDGETWEGGQILDPASGKIYSVKVTPIDGGKKLEVRGFMGFSLLGRTQTWVRQ
- the dcd gene encoding dCTP deaminase; the encoded protein is MSIKSDRWIRRMAEQHGMIEPFEPGQVKTAADGHRIVSYGTSSYGYDVRCSREFKVFTNINSTIVDPKHFDSGSFVDIESDVCIIPPNSFALARTVEYFRIPRDTLVVCLGKSTYARCGIIVNVTPLEPEWEGHVTLEFSNTTPLPARIYANEGVAQMLFFQSDEVCETSYKDRGGKYQGQVGVTLPRT